One part of the Phragmites australis chromosome 3, lpPhrAust1.1, whole genome shotgun sequence genome encodes these proteins:
- the LOC133911282 gene encoding polygalacturonase ADPG2-like: MASRLVFLAPLLVVLFMSSALGAAGTTSDGTSAGGVSSSSSSNAADAAARGSSLASSQSVFSLDCYGARGDGRHDDTRALAKAWTAACASSRPAVVLVPKGKRYLLKLVSLSGPCKSSVVVAVQGTLVASPNRADWGDKDRRHWIVFRGVNKLTVNGGGAIDGNGDKWWQHSCKINKALPCKEAPTALSFHYCTNLRVEDLKIANSQQIHMSIEDCTTVQLARLSITAPGTSPNTDGIHITRSKDVQVTNCKIKTGDDCMSIENGTHNLHVSNVVCGPGHGISIGSLGDDNSRAEVSGITIDMVKLYGTTNGARIKTYQGGSGYAKDITFQNMIMDCVKNPIIIDQNYCDKAKPCKAQGSAVEVSNVVFKNIRGSTITKDAIKMNCSKNVPCHGITLQNIDLKMEGGKGATESTCQNAKWRKSGTVLPQPCTAKN; the protein is encoded by the exons ATGGCGTCGCGTCTTGTGTTTTTGGCGCCTCTCCTCGTTGTGCTCTTCATGTCCAGTGCTCTAGGAGCTGCTGGGACGACGAGCGATGGCACCTCGGCCGGCGGCGTGAGCTCCTCGAGCAGCTCTAATGCAGCCGATGCCGCGGCCAGGGGCAGTTCGCTGGCGTCGTCGCAGAGCGTGTTCAGCCTCGACTGCTACGGCGCCCGTGGCGACGGGAGGCACGACGACACGCGGGCGCTGGCGAAGGCGTGGACGGCGGCGTGCGCCTCCTCACGGCCGGCCGTCGTGCTCGTCCCCAAGGGCAAGCGCTACCTGCTCAAGCTCGTCAGCCTCTCCGGCCCGTGCAAGTCCAGCGTCGTGGTCGCGGTGCAGGGCACGCTCGTGGCGTCGCCGAACCGGGCGGACTGGGGTGACAAGGACAGGAGGCACTGGATCGTGTTCCGTGGGGTCAACAAGCTCACCGtcaacggcggcggcgccatcgACGGCAACGGCGACAAGTGGTGGCAGCACTCGTGCAAGATCAACAAGGCTCTC ccGTGCAAGGAGGCTCCAACGGCTTTGTCATTCCACTACTGCACGAATTTGAgggtggaagatctaaaaattGCGAATAGCCAACAAATTCACATGTCGATCGAGGATTGCACCACTGTACAATTGGCACGCCTGTCTATCACGGCGCCCGGCACTAGTCCCAACACTGACGGCATCCACATCACTCGCAGCAAAGATGTGCAGGTCACGAACTGCAAGATCAAAACTG GGGATGACTGCATGTCAATCGAGAATGGAACGCATAATCTTCATGTTTCGAATGTTGTGTGTGGACCAGGGCACGGAATTAGTATTGGGAGCTTAGGAGACGACAACTCAAGAGCTGAAGTCTCCGGGATTACCATAGACATGGTGAAATTGTATGGCACAACCAATGGAGCACGCATTAAGACATACCAG GGAGGAAGTGGGTACGCAAAGGACATCACATTCCAAAACATGATCATGGACTGTGTTAAAAACCCAATAATCATCGATCAGAACTACTGCGACAAGGCTAAGCCGTGCAAAGCACAAGGATCAGCAGTGGAGGTTAGCAATGTGGTCTTCAAGAACATCAGGGGGTCAACCATTACCAAGGATGCTATTAAGATGAACTGCAGCAAGAATGTCCCATGCCATGGCATTACCTTGCAGAACATTGACCTGAAAATGGAGGGCGGCAAGGGTGCCACAGAAAGCACCTGCCAGAACGCAAAATGGAGAAAATCTGGGACAGTTCTTCCACAGCCCTGCACTGCCAAAAACTAG
- the LOC133913603 gene encoding chaperonin-like RbcX protein 2, chloroplastic, translating into MVGVQMMPAVGAVAAVDVRAEGSMAGLRTRRVAVSGASLFAGDWRRRPRRPACSVRVHRQGRSRGGLAIVCNLAGQYEDSFEDVQLQLMNYFTYKAVRTVLTQLYEMNPPSYRWFYNFVAVNKPTDGKLFLRALSKERQELAERVMITRLHLYGKWIKKCDHGKMYEKISDENLMLMRERLMETVIWPTDDTNTTEKIG; encoded by the exons ATGGTTGGCGTTCAGATGATGCCGGCGGTCGGCGCGGTGGCGGCCGTGGACGTGAGGGCGGAAGGGAGCATGGCGGGGCTGAGGACGAGGCGCGTGGCGGTGAGTGGCGCTAGCCTGTTCGCTGGGGACTGGAGGAGGCGGCCTCGCCGGCCGGCGTGCTCGGTCAGGGTCCACCGGCAGGGACGGAGCAGGGGGGGACTCGCCATCGTCTGCAACCTCGCGGGGCAGTACGAGGACAGCTTCGAGGACGTCCAATTG CAACTGATGAATTACTTCACCTACAAAGCTGTGAGGACCGTGCTTACCCAGCTCTACGAAATGAACCCGCCAAGCTACCGTTGGTTCTACAA CTTCGTTGCTGTAAACAAACCTACTGACGGCAAGCTATTCCTTCGCGCTCTCAGCAAG GAGAGGCAGGAGCTTGCAGAACGAGTGATGATAACCAGGCTTCACTTGTATGGGAAATGGATAAAG AAATGCGACCATGGAAAGATGTATGAGAAGATATCTGACGAGAACCTGATGCTGATGCGAGAGCGGCTCATGGAGACGGTGATCTGGCCAACCGACGACACAAACACTACAGAGAAAATCGGTTGA
- the LOC133910811 gene encoding polygalacturonase ADPG2-like produces MASRKLQPVFLAPLLALLFFSSALEAAGNGNGTSADGARSSSSSANGADAGPRGRSLASSQNALFSLDSYGARGDGRHDDTQALAKAWKAACASPRHAVVLVPRGKRYLLKLVSLSGPCKSSVVVAVQGTLVASPNRADWGDKDRRHWIVFRGVNKLTVNGGGTIDGNGDKWWQHSCKINKALPCNEAPTALSFHYCTNLKVEDLKIVNSQQIHMSIEDCTTVQLARLSITAPGTSPNTDGIHITRSKDVQVTNCKIKTGDDCMSIEDGTHNLHVSKVVCGPGHGFSIGSLGDDNSRAEVSGITIDTVQLYGTTNGARIKTYQGGSGYAKDITFQNMILYNVKNPIIIDQNYCDKAKPCKAQGSAVEVSNVVFNNIRGTTITKDAIKLNCSKNVPCHGIALKNIDLKMEGGKGATESTCQNAKWRKSGTVLPQPCTAKN; encoded by the exons ATGGCGTCTCGTAAGCTGCAGCCTGTGTTCTTGGCgcctctcctcgcgctgctcTTCTTTTCCAGTGCTCTGGAGGCTGCAGGCAATGGCAATGGCACCTCGGCCGACGGCGCGAGATCCTCGAGCAGCTCCGCCAATGGAGCTGACGCCGGGCCCAGGGGCAGGTCGCTGGCGTCGTCGCAGAACGCACTGTTCAGCCTGGACAGCTACGGCGCACGCGGCGACGGGAGGCACGACGACACGCAGGCTCTGGCGAAAGCATGGAAGGCGGCCTGCGCCTCCCCGCGGCATGCCGTCGTGCTCGTTCCCAGGGGCAAGCGCTACCTGCTCAAGCTCGTCAGCCTCTCCGGCCCGTGCAAGTCCAGCGTCGTGGTCGCGGTGCAGGGCACGCTGGTGGCGTCGCCGAACCGGGCGGACTGGGGTGACAAGGACAGGAGGCACTGGATCGTGTTCCGAGGCGTCAACAAGCTCACCGTCAACGGCGGCGGCACCATCGACGGCAACGGCGACAAGTGGTGGCAGCACTCGTGCAAGATCAACAAGGCTCTC ccGTGCAATGAGGCTCCAACAGCTTTGTCATTCCACTACTGCACGAATTTGAaggtggaagatctaaaaattGTGAATAGCCAACAAATTCACATGTCGATCGAGGATTGCACCACTGTACAATTGGCACGCCTGTCTATCACAGCGCCTGGCACTAGTCCCAACACTGACGGCATCCACATCACTCGCAGCAAAGATGTGCAGGTCACAAACTGCAAGATCAAAACTG GGGATGACTGCATGTCAATCGAGGATGGAACTCATAATCTTCATGTCTCGAAAGTTGTGTGTGGGCCGGGACACGGATTCAGCATTGGAAGCTTGGGGGATGACAACTCAAGGGCTGAAGTCTCAGGCATTACCATAGACACGGTGCAATTATATGGAACAACCAATGGAGCTCGGATCAAGACATATCAAGGCGGAAGTGGGTACGCAAAGGATATCACATTCCAAAACATGATCTTGTACAATGTCAAGAACCCGATAATCATCGATCAGAACTATTGCGACAAGGCTAAGCCATGCAAAGCACAAGGATCAGCAGTGGAGGTCAGCAATGTGGTCTTCAATAACATCAGGGGCACAACCATTACCAAGGACGCCATTAAGTTGAACTGCAGCAAGAATGTCCCATGCCATGGCATTGCCTTGAAGAACATTGACCTGAAAATGGAGGGCGGTAAGGGTGCCACAGAAAGCACCTGCCAGAATGCAAAATGGAGAAAATCTGGGACAGTTCTTCCACAGCCCTGCACTGCCAAAAACTAG